One segment of Castanea sativa cultivar Marrone di Chiusa Pesio chromosome 3, ASM4071231v1 DNA contains the following:
- the LOC142627235 gene encoding histidine-containing phosphotransfer protein 1-like — protein sequence MDVVVQLQRQLTDHTASLFHEGFLNEQFNQLQQLQDESNPDFVVEVVSLFFEDSDRLLNELAKALEQQAVDYKKVDAHVHQLKGSSSSIGAQRVQAVCIPFRNFCEEQNIEGCLKCLQQVKHEYSLVKNKLETLFKLEQQLIAAGGSFPTL from the exons ATGGATGTTGTGGTTCAGTTGCAGAGGCAGTTGACTGACCACACTGCCTCTCTCTTCCATGAG GGATTTCTAAATGAGCAGTTTAACCAGCTTCAGCAGCTGCAAGATGAGAGCAACCCAGATTTTGTGGTTGAAGTTGTGTCTCTTTTCTTTGAAGACTCTGATAGACTTCTTAATGAGCTAGCTAAAGCTCT AGAACAGCAGGCTGTTGATTACAAAAAGGTGGATGCCCATGTTCACCAGTTGAAGGGTAGCAGCTCCAG TATTGGTGCACAGAGAGTTCAAGCAGTCTGCATTCCGTTCAGAAATTTCTGCGAGGAGCAGAACATTGAAGG TTGTCTCAAATGTCTGCAACAAGTAAAGCATGAGTATTCCCTCGTGAAAAATAAGCTTGAAACACTATTCAAG CTGGAGCAACAGCTTATTGCTGCCGGTGGCTCATTTCCTACATTGTGA